A genome region from Acinetobacter lwoffii includes the following:
- a CDS encoding rhomboid family intramembrane serine protease, protein MSEYSPPVEHRKLEMHLWWITAILIGINVGLFGWQAINGMDVSQPSTRDAILWGADYAPLTYLAEPMRLFSSMFFHFGLIHLMLNMWALYIFGSVAEQLFGRMYFIGLYVYAGLMGSLLSGYMNIQDSYRLVEGGVANPDLLPAVSAGASGAVMGLGASLTVLALLPMLPQQRFILDKKTLVMVMGLNLALGFMISGINNAAHIGGMLMGAFLTLLWYIGQKMQRSHLFNLIALLVGFGICVLLYQHNLALLKPIRPLWQEILEMMQQQLKL, encoded by the coding sequence ATGTCTGAATACTCTCCCCCTGTCGAACATCGCAAACTTGAAATGCATCTCTGGTGGATCACCGCCATTTTAATCGGGATCAATGTTGGATTATTTGGCTGGCAAGCCATCAATGGCATGGATGTTAGCCAGCCGAGTACCCGAGACGCTATTCTCTGGGGTGCCGATTATGCACCTTTAACCTATTTAGCGGAACCCATGCGCTTGTTTAGCAGCATGTTTTTTCATTTTGGCCTGATTCACCTGATGTTGAATATGTGGGCCTTGTATATTTTTGGTAGTGTTGCCGAACAACTGTTTGGCCGGATGTATTTTATTGGCCTGTATGTGTATGCCGGATTAATGGGCAGCCTGCTCAGTGGCTATATGAACATTCAGGACAGCTATCGCCTGGTCGAAGGTGGTGTGGCCAATCCCGATTTATTGCCTGCGGTCAGTGCCGGCGCATCTGGTGCCGTGATGGGACTCGGGGCTTCTCTCACGGTGCTGGCCTTATTGCCAATGCTGCCACAGCAACGTTTTATCCTGGATAAAAAAACCCTAGTGATGGTGATGGGTCTAAACCTCGCGCTGGGTTTTATGATCAGCGGAATCAACAATGCCGCACATATTGGCGGCATGCTGATGGGAGCTTTTCTCACCTTGCTCTGGTACATCGGTCAAAAAATGCAGCGTAGCCACCTGTTCAATCTGATTGCCCTGCTTGTCGGTTTCGGCATTTGTGTGCTGCTTTATCAACATAACTTAGCCTTACTCAAACCCATTCGCCCACTGTGGCAAGAGATTCTGG